A region of Hydrogenimonas cancrithermarum DNA encodes the following proteins:
- the gltX gene encoding glutamate--tRNA ligase, producing MVVTRFAPSPTGFLHIGGLRTALFNYLWARRNGGEFKLRIEDTDQSRNSAEATKAILEAFDWVGLYYDGEPVYQSDRFDLYKSYILKLLDEGKAYYCYMSKEELDKLREEQMAKKERPRYDGRYRDFTGTPPKGVEPVVRIKAPLEGEIVFEDGIKGTITIKADEVDDFIIARSDGTPTYNFVVAIDDALMGMTDVIRGDDHLYNTPKQIIVYEALGFELPRFYHVPMILGEGGKKLSKRDGAADVMDYKRAGYLPEALLNFLVRLGWSHGDQEIFSMEEMLEHFDPTDINASASQYNPDKLLWLNAHYIKNSSNERLAKLLEDFGLYLLSHDKREILLDIFKERCKTLAEMAEQIKEVIETPESYDEKALKKAMKGNAAEILRAFVQKIEDAAGELHLPTDYHALMENFVKEKEIGFGKIGMPLRVALIGRLGGPDLSDVMSIVGKQETVARIEKLLNTIKESSAS from the coding sequence ATGGTAGTGACACGTTTTGCCCCGTCACCAACGGGATTTTTGCATATCGGCGGGCTGAGAACCGCACTTTTCAACTATCTTTGGGCACGGAGGAACGGCGGGGAGTTCAAGCTGCGTATCGAAGATACCGACCAGAGCCGCAACTCGGCCGAAGCGACGAAAGCGATCCTCGAGGCGTTCGACTGGGTCGGCCTCTACTACGACGGCGAACCCGTCTATCAGTCCGACCGGTTCGACCTCTACAAAAGCTACATCCTGAAGCTGCTCGACGAGGGGAAGGCCTACTACTGCTACATGAGCAAAGAGGAGCTCGACAAGCTCCGCGAAGAGCAGATGGCGAAAAAAGAGCGGCCGCGCTACGACGGGCGCTATCGTGATTTCACCGGAACGCCGCCGAAGGGGGTCGAACCGGTCGTGCGCATCAAGGCGCCGCTGGAGGGCGAAATCGTTTTCGAAGACGGGATCAAAGGGACCATCACGATCAAAGCCGATGAAGTCGATGACTTCATCATCGCCCGAAGCGACGGGACTCCGACCTACAACTTCGTTGTCGCGATCGACGACGCGCTGATGGGGATGACCGACGTTATCCGCGGTGACGACCACCTCTACAACACGCCCAAGCAGATCATCGTCTACGAAGCGCTCGGCTTCGAACTGCCGCGTTTCTATCATGTGCCGATGATCCTGGGCGAAGGGGGAAAGAAGCTCTCCAAACGCGACGGCGCGGCCGATGTCATGGACTACAAGCGTGCCGGCTATCTTCCCGAAGCGCTGCTCAACTTCCTCGTACGCCTGGGATGGAGTCACGGCGACCAGGAGATTTTCAGTATGGAGGAGATGCTCGAGCACTTCGATCCGACCGATATCAACGCCTCCGCGTCGCAGTACAACCCGGACAAGCTGCTCTGGCTCAACGCCCACTACATCAAAAACAGCTCCAACGAGCGTCTGGCGAAACTGCTGGAAGATTTCGGCCTCTATCTGCTCAGCCACGACAAGCGCGAGATTCTGCTCGACATTTTCAAAGAGCGATGCAAAACGCTGGCAGAGATGGCGGAGCAGATCAAAGAGGTGATCGAAACACCTGAAAGCTACGATGAAAAAGCGCTCAAGAAGGCGATGAAAGGCAATGCCGCCGAGATTCTCAGAGCGTTTGTGCAGAAAATCGAAGATGCCGCCGGAGAGTTGCATCTTCCGACCGATTACCATGCACTGATGGAGAATTTCGTCAAGGAAAAAGAGATCGGTTTCGGCAAGATCGGCATGCCGCTTCGCGTCGCACTTATCGGTCGCCTCGGCGGCCCCGATCTGAGCGATGTGATGAGTATCGTCGGCAAACAAGAGACCGTTGCGCGCATCGAAAAACTATTGAACACCATAAAGGAATCCAGTGCCTCATAG
- a CDS encoding peptidylprolyl isomerase, with protein MIKPLRLLLSACLISATTIYAGLVDAISIVVDDQPITLYEIYKAQKQLGLSKEKAVEYLIKQRLKDEELKRLGIQVDDFDVNQEIERIAQQNNIDSLKMRTILANQGVDWDAYKKRVKEKLLQERLYRQILSTKIQPPSDTTLEEYYRLHIDEFSIPEAIRAIQYSAPSRQALQKAMKNPMAAVPGVTQTAQTIPTNKLDPQLLYLLTQTPKGQFTQIIPAGGQFVTFLIQELVNPRPLPFEQVKQKVYAKWMEEKRKEAIESHFEKLRAAANVKILRAP; from the coding sequence ATGATAAAACCGTTACGCCTTCTCCTTTCGGCATGTTTGATTTCCGCCACAACGATCTACGCCGGCCTTGTGGACGCCATCAGCATCGTTGTCGACGACCAGCCCATCACCCTGTACGAGATCTACAAAGCCCAGAAACAGCTGGGTCTGTCGAAAGAGAAAGCGGTCGAATACCTGATCAAGCAGCGCCTCAAAGACGAGGAGCTGAAGCGTCTGGGCATTCAGGTCGACGATTTCGACGTCAATCAGGAGATCGAACGCATTGCGCAGCAGAACAACATCGACTCGCTGAAGATGCGCACGATCCTGGCCAATCAGGGGGTCGACTGGGACGCATACAAAAAGAGGGTCAAGGAGAAACTGCTGCAGGAACGGCTCTACCGCCAGATCCTCAGCACCAAAATCCAGCCGCCGAGCGATACGACACTCGAAGAGTACTATCGTCTGCACATCGACGAATTTTCCATCCCTGAAGCGATACGCGCGATCCAGTACTCCGCCCCTTCCAGGCAGGCACTTCAAAAGGCGATGAAAAATCCGATGGCGGCCGTTCCGGGCGTCACCCAGACCGCCCAGACGATCCCCACGAACAAGCTCGACCCCCAGCTCCTCTATCTTCTGACACAGACACCCAAAGGGCAGTTCACACAAATCATCCCCGCAGGCGGGCAATTCGTCACATTTCTGATTCAGGAGCTCGTCAACCCAAGGCCGCTTCCGTTCGAACAGGTCAAGCAGAAAGTCTATGCCAAATGGATGGAGGAGAAACGCAAAGAGGCGATCGAAAGCCACTTTGAAAAACTCCGCGCCGCCGCCAACGTCAAAATCCTTCGCGCTCCCTGA
- a CDS encoding DUF481 domain-containing protein, whose protein sequence is MIRHLLTALLCLFAAPLFAYVDISPIEIGEHPGTSGSLALSLSNQRGNTEKTEIGLDLDLRYDSNASYAIWALGGYNYTDTLGAQIENKGFAHLRYLYKISDPFYAEAYIQTESNKLREIENRSLAGAGVRYRFYDDRTYGRIYFGMGLLYERLRFSNPEIDPDEYNTRFSGYLHYSKNFSNKTEINAYLFYQPKIDAWEDYTVHSIAELQTPIFENFYLLLRLINNYDSTPPKNNDVKTYDVAQKVSLMWKF, encoded by the coding sequence ATGATCCGGCATCTGCTCACGGCACTGCTCTGCCTTTTCGCCGCTCCCCTTTTCGCCTATGTCGATATCTCTCCCATCGAAATCGGGGAGCATCCCGGAACAAGCGGTTCACTGGCCCTTTCGCTCTCCAACCAGCGCGGCAATACGGAAAAAACGGAGATAGGGCTCGATCTCGACCTTCGCTACGACAGCAACGCCAGCTATGCCATCTGGGCGCTTGGCGGCTACAACTACACCGACACGCTCGGAGCGCAGATCGAGAACAAAGGATTCGCCCACCTGCGTTATCTTTACAAAATCAGTGATCCGTTCTATGCCGAAGCCTATATCCAGACCGAAAGCAACAAACTCAGAGAGATCGAGAACCGATCGCTGGCAGGAGCGGGGGTTCGCTACCGGTTCTATGACGACAGAACCTATGGGCGTATCTACTTTGGGATGGGCCTGCTCTACGAACGGTTGCGATTCAGCAATCCGGAGATCGATCCGGACGAATACAATACCCGTTTCAGCGGCTACCTCCACTACTCAAAAAACTTTTCCAACAAAACGGAGATCAACGCCTATCTCTTCTATCAGCCAAAAATCGATGCATGGGAGGACTATACGGTCCACTCCATCGCGGAACTGCAGACACCGATCTTCGAAAATTTCTACCTCCTGCTTCGCCTTATCAACAATTACGACTCCACGCCGCCCAAAAACAACGATGTCAAAACATACGACGTAGCGCAGAAAGTTTCACTGATGTGGAAGTTTTGA
- a CDS encoding acetyl-CoA carboxylase biotin carboxylase subunit, translating to MAEIKRILIANRGEIALRAIRTIKEMGKEAVAVYSTADKDASYLRLADATICIGGAKSGESYLHIPAIIAAAEVSECDAIFPGYGFLSENQNFVEICQFHDIKFIGPSVDVMALMSDKSKAKQVMKEAGVPVIPGSDGAVETVEEAKKLAKEMGFPVILKAAAGGGGRGMRVVEDESYVENAFLAAESEAITAFGDGTIYMEKFIENPRHIEVQVLADSHGNAVHIGERDCSMQRRHQKLIEESPAMFLDDETRAKLHEAAVKATKHIGYESAGTFEFLVDKHKNFYFMEMNTRLQVEHCVSEMVSGIDIIEWMIRIAEGERLFDQSDVRLEGHAIECRITAEDPVNFIPCPGKISKWIAPGGKDVRIDSHAHAGYIIPQHYDSMIGKVIVWDKDRARAIKKMRRAMDEFEIGGVKTVIDFHRRMMRNPDFIENRFDTKYLESHM from the coding sequence ATGGCTGAAATCAAACGTATCCTGATCGCAAACCGCGGTGAAATCGCGCTTCGGGCGATTCGAACGATCAAAGAGATGGGCAAGGAGGCGGTCGCCGTATACTCCACGGCCGACAAAGATGCCAGCTACCTGCGGCTTGCCGATGCGACGATCTGCATTGGCGGCGCAAAAAGCGGCGAGAGCTATCTGCATATTCCGGCGATCATCGCGGCGGCGGAAGTGAGCGAGTGCGACGCGATCTTTCCCGGTTACGGCTTTTTGAGCGAAAACCAGAATTTCGTCGAGATCTGCCAGTTTCACGATATCAAGTTTATCGGCCCCAGCGTCGACGTCATGGCACTGATGAGCGACAAAAGCAAAGCGAAGCAGGTGATGAAAGAGGCGGGCGTTCCGGTCATCCCGGGAAGCGACGGGGCCGTCGAAACGGTCGAAGAGGCGAAAAAACTCGCCAAAGAGATGGGTTTCCCAGTTATTCTTAAAGCCGCAGCCGGCGGCGGCGGCCGCGGGATGCGTGTCGTCGAAGACGAGAGCTATGTCGAGAACGCCTTCCTCGCGGCCGAAAGCGAAGCGATCACGGCATTCGGCGATGGGACGATCTACATGGAGAAATTTATCGAAAATCCGCGCCATATCGAAGTCCAAGTGCTTGCCGACAGCCACGGCAATGCCGTTCATATCGGCGAACGTGACTGCTCGATGCAGCGACGTCACCAGAAGTTGATCGAAGAGTCGCCGGCGATGTTCCTCGATGACGAGACGCGGGCGAAGCTGCATGAAGCGGCGGTCAAGGCGACGAAGCATATCGGCTACGAGAGTGCAGGAACCTTCGAGTTTCTGGTCGACAAACACAAAAACTTCTATTTTATGGAGATGAACACCCGTCTTCAGGTAGAGCACTGCGTCAGCGAGATGGTGAGCGGCATCGACATCATCGAATGGATGATCCGCATCGCCGAAGGGGAGAGGCTTTTCGACCAGAGCGACGTACGACTCGAGGGTCACGCGATCGAGTGCCGCATCACGGCCGAAGATCCGGTCAACTTCATCCCCTGTCCCGGAAAGATCAGCAAATGGATCGCGCCAGGCGGAAAAGATGTGCGTATCGACAGCCATGCCCATGCGGGTTACATTATCCCGCAGCATTACGACTCGATGATCGGAAAAGTGATCGTATGGGACAAAGACCGTGCCCGTGCGATCAAAAAGATGCGCCGTGCGATGGACGAGTTCGAGATCGGTGGCGTCAAAACCGTCATCGATTTTCACCGCCGTATGATGCGCAACCCCGATTTCATCGAAAACCGCTTCGATACCAAATACCTCGAATCCCACATGTAG
- the accB gene encoding acetyl-CoA carboxylase biotin carboxyl carrier protein, which yields MNLKEIKDLIKVFNGSDLSKLKVEDGDFALTLEKGGAAVAATAAPVQQVQAAPAPAATAPAPTEQSEKSIPENADYITSPMVGTFYRSPSPDSPPFVNIGDVVRKGQTLCIIEAMKIMNEIEAEFDCKILDILVEDGQPVEYDMPLFLVEKV from the coding sequence ATGAATCTGAAAGAGATAAAAGATCTGATAAAAGTATTTAACGGCAGTGATTTGAGCAAGCTGAAAGTCGAAGACGGCGATTTTGCGCTGACACTCGAAAAAGGCGGTGCGGCCGTGGCGGCCACAGCGGCACCGGTACAGCAGGTACAGGCCGCTCCGGCGCCTGCCGCAACAGCCCCCGCTCCGACAGAGCAGAGTGAGAAGAGCATCCCGGAAAATGCCGATTACATCACCTCTCCGATGGTCGGTACCTTCTATCGCTCACCTTCACCGGACTCCCCTCCGTTTGTCAACATCGGCGATGTCGTTCGCAAAGGTCAGACGCTCTGCATCATCGAGGCGATGAAGATCATGAACGAAATCGAGGCGGAGTTCGACTGCAAAATACTCGATATCCTGGTGGAAGACGGCCAGCCGGTCGAGTACGACATGCCGCTTTTCCTGGTAGAGAAGGTCTGA
- the dcd gene encoding dCTP deaminase has translation MGLKSDTWIREKALKEKMIEPFCEDQVGKGVVSYGLSSYGYDIRVSDEFKIFTNVNAEVVDPKHFDERNVVDFQGDICIVPPNSFALARTVEYFRIPRNVLAICLGKSTYARCGIIVNVTPFEPEFEGHITIEISNTTPLPAKIYANEGIAQVLFFEGDEMCETSYKDKAGKYQAQTGITLPRILNED, from the coding sequence ATGGGGCTCAAGAGCGATACGTGGATACGTGAAAAAGCACTGAAAGAAAAGATGATCGAACCGTTTTGTGAAGATCAGGTGGGCAAAGGGGTCGTCAGCTACGGCCTCAGCAGTTACGGCTACGACATACGCGTCAGCGACGAATTCAAAATCTTCACCAACGTCAACGCCGAAGTGGTCGATCCAAAACACTTCGACGAGCGAAACGTCGTCGATTTTCAAGGCGACATCTGTATCGTGCCGCCCAACTCCTTCGCGCTCGCGCGCACCGTCGAGTATTTCCGCATTCCCCGTAACGTCCTGGCGATCTGCCTGGGCAAAAGCACCTACGCCCGCTGCGGTATCATCGTCAACGTCACGCCGTTCGAACCCGAGTTCGAAGGCCACATCACGATCGAAATCTCCAACACGACACCGCTTCCGGCCAAAATCTATGCCAACGAAGGGATCGCACAGGTACTCTTTTTCGAAGGTGACGAGATGTGCGAAACGAGCTACAAAGACAAAGCCGGCAAATACCAGGCACAGACCGGCATCACGCTGCCGCGCATATTGAACGAAGATTGA
- a CDS encoding c-type cytochrome — protein MRQTLILLLVALFVAAAFYLNRSRHLSKTEHRHETKREAAECSVCREKESKKTLEELRSVAYLERYIENVINNGSSQKLGYAYGDMQAGFADPEAAKKIAAYVVTLAGLKPTHPEWVREGHTFYVSNCGGCHGEDGKGVHGTFPDLTRHPLLGIEKRIREAEKLRSSSPKE, from the coding sequence TTGAGACAGACACTCATTCTGCTTCTTGTCGCACTCTTTGTCGCGGCCGCTTTCTACCTCAACCGCTCGCGCCATCTCTCCAAAACGGAACACCGCCACGAAACGAAGCGCGAAGCGGCCGAATGTTCGGTGTGCAGAGAAAAAGAGAGTAAAAAGACACTGGAAGAGCTGCGCTCCGTCGCCTACCTGGAACGCTACATCGAAAATGTCATCAACAACGGCTCGTCCCAAAAACTCGGGTACGCCTACGGCGACATGCAAGCCGGTTTCGCCGATCCGGAGGCGGCCAAAAAGATCGCTGCCTACGTCGTCACTCTGGCAGGTCTGAAACCGACCCATCCCGAGTGGGTCAGGGAAGGACACACCTTCTATGTCAGCAACTGCGGCGGATGCCACGGCGAAGACGGCAAAGGTGTCCACGGAACCTTCCCCGACCTGACGCGCCATCCGCTGCTGGGAATCGAAAAGCGCATCCGCGAGGCCGAGAAGCTGCGCTCATCCTCACCGAAAGAGTGA
- a CDS encoding WD40 repeat domain-containing protein, giving the protein MRALWLLSLLFATAIWAAPFEQTRQIQIPGTYYFTPARSGGEWAAFGYVSKVEPTPEELEAHEKRMRTIIDEGIRREYGSWEKYEKAMREAGRKAAAREESGAPSWVKRLMPPAVVQEAVPLFLKGALTYAKSHPEASKEPIGNLGETGVILVSGRGEWRKVALGIDQPVLSLDFSPDGRELAVLTDLSVEDSKGRYHPVGRIDVLAVPSGKRLYSAIFANAVDEVCFTSDGESLTFLVENPKKWNQKALRFIDRKTWRLEKRTLLFDSRDSSGEAFGKSYRVPHYRFSPNGERVALLLKDGGIGLFDTKSLRPVFEIEGGGGAFVFAHTRPWLFDDNGRLWNYETKTLRWRTKESYKPYRCVAFLPGDGRIVASTIFGALRIFDAETGRTVAASRRHESYAGLFFPSRDGRHIFGFMSAPHNRFAAYRGCLKRRAVALKVLDASDLRLRQLVDFADSTVLDATAGDDALFISDFDTIHIYRRSER; this is encoded by the coding sequence ATGAGAGCGCTTTGGCTCCTCTCTCTCCTCTTCGCCACAGCGATCTGGGCCGCACCGTTCGAGCAGACGCGGCAGATCCAAATTCCCGGCACCTACTACTTCACTCCCGCGCGATCGGGCGGCGAGTGGGCCGCCTTCGGTTACGTCAGCAAGGTCGAGCCCACCCCCGAAGAGCTCGAAGCCCACGAAAAGAGGATGCGTACCATCATCGACGAAGGGATCCGGCGCGAATACGGCAGCTGGGAGAAGTATGAAAAGGCGATGAGAGAGGCGGGCCGCAAAGCCGCGGCCCGGGAGGAGTCCGGCGCCCCTTCGTGGGTGAAGCGCCTGATGCCTCCGGCGGTGGTGCAGGAGGCGGTGCCGCTGTTTCTGAAAGGGGCGCTGACCTATGCGAAAAGCCACCCCGAAGCCTCCAAAGAGCCCATCGGCAATCTGGGCGAAACGGGGGTGATTCTGGTGAGCGGCCGGGGTGAATGGCGCAAAGTCGCTCTGGGTATCGACCAGCCGGTCCTGTCGCTCGACTTCTCTCCCGACGGGCGCGAGCTGGCGGTGTTGACCGATCTGAGCGTGGAGGATAGCAAAGGGCGCTACCACCCCGTCGGGCGCATCGACGTTCTGGCCGTACCCTCGGGCAAAAGGCTCTATTCCGCCATTTTCGCCAACGCCGTCGACGAGGTGTGCTTCACATCCGACGGTGAGTCTCTGACCTTTCTGGTCGAAAACCCGAAAAAGTGGAACCAGAAGGCACTGCGTTTCATCGACAGAAAAACCTGGCGACTTGAAAAGCGCACCCTGCTTTTCGATTCCCGCGACAGTTCGGGGGAGGCTTTCGGAAAATCCTATCGCGTCCCCCACTACCGCTTCTCGCCTAACGGCGAGCGTGTCGCCCTGCTGCTGAAAGACGGCGGCATCGGCCTTTTCGACACGAAGAGCCTGCGGCCGGTTTTCGAGATCGAAGGGGGCGGTGGGGCTTTCGTCTTCGCCCATACCCGCCCCTGGCTCTTCGACGACAACGGACGACTCTGGAATTACGAGACAAAAACCCTGCGGTGGCGGACGAAAGAGAGCTACAAACCCTACCGCTGCGTCGCCTTTCTTCCCGGCGACGGGAGGATCGTCGCCTCGACGATTTTCGGGGCGCTACGGATCTTCGATGCCGAAACGGGCCGCACCGTGGCCGCCTCCCGCAGGCACGAAAGTTATGCGGGCCTCTTTTTCCCCTCGCGGGATGGGCGCCATATCTTCGGCTTCATGAGCGCCCCGCACAATCGCTTCGCCGCCTACCGGGGCTGTTTGAAGCGGCGGGCGGTGGCGCTGAAGGTGCTGGACGCCTCGGATTTGCGATTGCGCCAGCTCGTCGATTTTGCGGATTCGACGGTGCTGGACGCGACGGCGGGAGACGATGCACTGTTTATCAGTGATTTCGATACCATACATATCTACAGAAGGAGTGAACGATGA
- a CDS encoding OmpA family protein produces MRKIAAFSWMLLLPVLLVAGGLVTGKTKYTKFEPGDKVLFETDFRDCPVGEFPEGFDKFEKAVECVKFDDHIWIAPSTDNGMRLWKKLALGGNDFSIEYDLLLNPESKKGINPKVKMRLLTQGKSEKEWDREAHPHIDEPYDLTFYGDRIQFGQVGKLMDVRHPSVKKLHFALQVRRHQYRVFVDGKRLASIPFQAKAHGFEFVFWDMPAYGALLSNIRVARYTKKEAKPTPEKLGIGVKKTKEGMKLTVPEKVLFGFNEFILKPEAKEALSVVGDIIRENPAKKLIVTGYTDNVGSDAYNLKLSLQRAQSVADYLIYCEKVDSKLFEIVGKGKADPIADNATEAGRAKNRRVEIRIVK; encoded by the coding sequence CTCGTGGCCGGCGGCCTGGTGACGGGAAAGACGAAGTACACCAAGTTCGAACCCGGCGACAAGGTACTCTTCGAGACCGATTTCCGCGACTGCCCGGTGGGGGAGTTTCCCGAGGGCTTCGACAAGTTCGAAAAGGCGGTCGAATGCGTCAAATTCGACGACCATATCTGGATCGCTCCCTCCACCGACAACGGCATGCGGCTCTGGAAAAAGCTGGCCCTCGGCGGCAACGACTTTTCGATCGAGTACGACCTGCTCCTCAACCCTGAAAGCAAAAAGGGGATCAATCCCAAAGTGAAAATGCGCCTCTTGACCCAGGGTAAAAGCGAAAAAGAGTGGGACAGGGAGGCCCATCCGCATATCGACGAACCCTACGATCTCACCTTCTATGGCGACCGCATCCAGTTCGGCCAGGTGGGCAAGCTGATGGATGTGCGGCACCCAAGCGTCAAAAAGCTTCACTTTGCCCTTCAGGTTCGGCGCCATCAGTACCGCGTCTTCGTCGATGGCAAGAGGCTGGCCTCGATCCCCTTTCAGGCTAAAGCCCACGGCTTCGAATTCGTCTTTTGGGACATGCCGGCCTACGGCGCGCTTCTTTCAAATATCCGTGTCGCCAGATATACCAAAAAAGAGGCCAAGCCCACCCCCGAAAAGCTGGGCATCGGCGTCAAAAAGACAAAAGAGGGGATGAAACTGACGGTACCGGAGAAGGTGCTCTTCGGTTTCAACGAGTTCATCCTCAAGCCCGAAGCCAAAGAGGCGCTGAGCGTAGTGGGCGACATCATCCGTGAAAATCCGGCCAAAAAGCTGATCGTCACCGGTTACACCGACAACGTAGGATCGGATGCCTACAACCTGAAACTCTCCCTGCAGCGGGCCCAGTCGGTGGCGGACTATCTGATCTACTGCGAAAAGGTCGATTCGAAGCTTTTCGAGATCGTCGGAAAGGGCAAAGCCGACCCGATCGCCGACAACGCCACCGAAGCGGGCCGCGCGAAGAACCGACGGGTGGAGATACGGATCGTGAAGTAG